One stretch of Aquimarina sp. Aq107 DNA includes these proteins:
- a CDS encoding DUF1569 domain-containing protein produces the protein MKSLFDETTKNEIEERIHRLSNTSTPSWGKMDISQMFYHCQFPLKIALKKDYPSMKPSLLAKLFFKKSLYNDKPWRRSLPTHPKLKVVETKVFDQEKKNLVALVNEFSKKRTVSEWDPHPMFGKFTKDQWGKMQYKHLDHHLQQFNV, from the coding sequence ATGAAATCTCTTTTTGACGAAACTACGAAAAACGAAATAGAAGAACGTATTCATAGACTATCTAACACGAGTACCCCTTCTTGGGGTAAAATGGATATTTCTCAGATGTTTTATCATTGTCAGTTTCCTCTTAAAATAGCTCTTAAAAAGGATTATCCATCAATGAAACCAAGCTTACTGGCTAAATTATTCTTTAAAAAATCTTTGTATAACGACAAACCTTGGAGAAGGAGTTTACCTACTCATCCCAAATTAAAAGTTGTAGAGACTAAAGTTTTTGATCAAGAGAAAAAAAATCTGGTAGCACTTGTTAATGAATTCTCTAAAAAAAGGACCGTTTCAGAATGGGATCCACATCCTATGTTTGGGAAATTCACAAAAGATCAATGGGGAAAAATGCAGTACAAGCATTTAGATCATCATTTACAACAATTTAACGTATAG
- the radC gene encoding DNA repair protein RadC yields the protein MSELNSSFSIRKWSENDRPREKLLVKGKNSLTDSELIAILIGSGNRDESAVALSKRILASVDHQINSLGKLSIKQLMGFKGIGEAKAISIVAGLELGRRRKEEIVPIIPKISTSKDVFDILSPLIGDLEHEEFWVLYLNNSNKVLQKKQISVGGKTGTLVDPRIVFRYALEFNATSIILAHNHPSGSLTPSQSDKLLTQKLKQAGLSLDIKLLDHLIITEKEYFSFADEAIL from the coding sequence ATGAGTGAGCTTAATTCATCATTTTCTATCAGGAAATGGAGTGAAAATGATCGACCAAGAGAGAAATTGTTGGTTAAAGGGAAGAATTCGTTAACTGATTCAGAGTTGATAGCAATTTTGATTGGTTCTGGTAACCGTGACGAAAGTGCGGTAGCATTAAGTAAACGAATTTTGGCAAGTGTTGATCATCAAATTAATTCATTAGGGAAATTATCTATTAAGCAATTGATGGGTTTTAAAGGTATAGGAGAAGCTAAGGCAATATCAATAGTAGCAGGTTTGGAGTTAGGGCGAAGAAGAAAGGAAGAAATTGTTCCAATTATCCCAAAGATTAGCACAAGTAAAGATGTTTTTGATATACTAAGTCCTCTTATAGGAGATTTAGAACATGAAGAGTTTTGGGTATTATACCTCAATAATTCGAATAAAGTATTACAAAAGAAACAAATAAGTGTAGGAGGAAAGACCGGTACATTGGTAGATCCTAGAATTGTATTTAGATATGCCTTAGAGTTTAATGCAACTTCAATAATATTAGCTCATAACCATCCTAGTGGCTCATTAACTCCGAGCCAGTCTGATAAATTATTAACCCAAAAACTAAAACAAGCTGGACTTAGTTTAGATATAAAATTGTTAGACCATTTGATAATAACAGAAAAGGAGTATTTTAGCTTTGCAGATGAAGCAATACTATAA
- a CDS encoding alpha-2-macroglobulin — translation MKKHIILVLILFITNLNYMMAQNDYNYKDDWKKVEEFDQQGLPKSALEIIETIHSKAKKANNTNQITKALIYKAKYNLVLEENAQLTIIKEFKSEISNSKFPSRNILESILANLYWQYFQEHRWQFYNRTKTSEKVDKEDFRTWDLETLFAEIHLYYQKSLENGLLAQQTDLIQFNDILSEYADSKIYRPTLFDFLSHNALAFYKTSETSITKPAYAFEIDSPDYLNDHEPFSIIKLDTKDSLSLQFHALKIYQSLINFHKRDEKPDALIEVNIERLKFIHDNATFNNKQELLLATLLSEKEKHKNSPSSTLYDYEIVTLYQAQAATYIPEENETHRWALQKALKVCDAAIAKYPKSRGAINCAYQKEQILDTQVNSVKLESYIPINKPSRLLVNYKNLELLYFKVLKANQSQIQSLQKIYEPKKKIAFLNKLSEVNSWESKLIDENDYQNHNLEIPIPALEQGSYIIVGSITKDLSIDQTFSYADLQVTNLTLLENKTTKETKFQVIDRNNGIPIPNATIKLVADSRRNSLNKTLTTNEKGEAFFSQEGYYYNVVATVTKGSDNVNFKGIYLNQYGGDSQPDNSTRYSTFLFTDRSIYRPGQTVYFKGIMMATTGKEDPKVVANRPTFAKLIDVNGQEVKLLNFTTNEYGSFAGEFILPSSGLTGNYTIQTDNYNSTYISVEEYKRPKFETNFNPVTETYKVNDSIKLTATAIAYAGSNITDAKVVYRVYRQIQYPRWCYWYPRNSEEQEITHGETKTNDTGEYTITFTALPDKSVSKDNQPTFTYKVIADVTDINGETRSTTTYVNVGYHALTASINIASEIDKNKKDNIFNITTQNLNNEFIANSGNLKIYKLQAPECPLRVRPWKAADYSNISKEDFKKLFPHDAYKNEDDYRNWEKGNLVLEKTYDTKETKENAKGTKDILLKTIKKWQTGKYVIELLTKDRFGQEVKDVKYINIYDQSDKTIADNKLFEITTDKETYTIGDDVVLKLSSASEDITVTLDIEKNQKVIETKLIKLSNNSKTIKIPVNKEDLGGFAITYSFANYNAYQSGTVPIAVPYEPTALSIETKTFRDKLQPGQQETWSFTIKGPKGDKVTAELLASMYDASLDQFKPHQWYFNPINRPYYYSYSQRNANKSFAQGNFNVYDQQLWTNGFKHQGYDQLNWFGLYFGNSYNYRMDSFASGVRGKKSRKLASAPMASMEMAADDAELEEVVVAGNALKEENEADSSSKVENKNNTTEPSLEGVKIRKNLQETAFFFPKLTTDAEGNISFNFTAPEALTKWKLQLLAHTKTLNAGTQLLETVTQKELMILPNPPRFLREGDQIILSSKVSNISSKDLTGVIELQLTDALTGKSIDTDLQNTNIRKDFSVKAAGNTNVSWELSIPSTVQTVQYKIIAKAGEFSDGEQNVLPVLSNRMLVTETLPMWIRSNQTKTFTLDKLKENTSTTLKNHKLTLEMTSNPAWYAVQALPYLMEYPYECAEQTFSRYYANSLASHIANSNPRIREVFNQWKNTDALLSNLEKNQELKSLIIEETPWLRDAQSETEQKKRIALLFDLNKMNNELQSAINKLQQMQYGSGAFPWFKEGRENRYITQHIASGFGHLKKLGVTKYDNKTQNMLQKAVRYLDKEFIKEYEELKRYCKRNKIDINEDHLSYTQMHYLYMRSFFTDIKRANNTNEAWDYYLGQSKKYWLKRGLYPQGLLALILHRNNDTNTATKIIRSLDEKSITSEELGMYWKSNTASWYWYQAPIETQALMIEVFAEIEQEPKKTEIVDNLKVWLLKNKQTNQWKTTKATTEAVYALLLQGSDWLSVTDMVEIVLGNQKIDPSTMEDVKVEAGTGYFKTSWNGNEIQKDMATAQITKKGKGIAWGALYWQYFENLDKITSAETPLKLKKKLFLKKNTDTGEEITEITDKTQLELGDLVRVRIELRSDRAMEFVHMKDMRASGLEPINVISRYNYQDGLGYYESTKDASTNFFFDYLPKGVYVFEYDLRVNNKGDFSNGITTIQSMYAPEFSSHSEGIRVKVK, via the coding sequence ATGAAAAAACACATCATTCTTGTTTTAATACTCTTTATTACAAACCTAAACTATATGATGGCTCAGAACGACTACAATTATAAAGATGATTGGAAAAAAGTAGAAGAATTTGACCAACAAGGACTTCCCAAATCCGCTCTAGAAATTATAGAAACGATCCATAGCAAGGCAAAAAAAGCAAACAACACGAATCAAATTACTAAAGCATTAATTTATAAAGCTAAATATAATTTAGTTTTAGAAGAAAATGCTCAGTTAACTATTATTAAAGAATTTAAAAGCGAAATTTCTAACAGTAAATTTCCAAGTAGAAATATCTTAGAAAGTATTTTGGCCAATTTATATTGGCAATATTTCCAAGAACATAGATGGCAATTTTATAATCGCACTAAAACTTCTGAAAAAGTAGATAAGGAAGATTTTAGAACTTGGGATTTAGAAACTTTGTTCGCAGAAATCCATCTGTATTATCAGAAATCATTAGAAAATGGCTTATTAGCTCAACAGACAGATCTAATACAATTCAATGACATTTTATCAGAATATGCAGATTCTAAAATATATCGACCTACACTTTTTGATTTTCTATCGCATAACGCTTTAGCCTTTTATAAAACTTCAGAAACAAGCATTACTAAACCAGCATATGCTTTTGAAATTGATTCTCCTGATTATTTAAACGATCATGAACCTTTTTCTATAATTAAACTTGACACGAAGGATTCCTTATCCTTGCAGTTCCATGCTTTAAAAATATACCAAAGTCTCATCAATTTTCATAAAAGAGACGAAAAACCAGATGCATTAATTGAGGTAAATATCGAACGCCTAAAATTTATCCATGACAATGCAACCTTTAATAATAAACAAGAACTTTTATTAGCTACTTTACTCTCTGAAAAAGAAAAACATAAAAACAGTCCATCCTCCACCCTATATGATTATGAAATCGTTACTCTTTATCAGGCGCAAGCCGCTACTTATATCCCAGAAGAAAATGAAACTCATCGTTGGGCGCTTCAAAAAGCATTAAAAGTCTGTGATGCTGCTATCGCTAAGTATCCAAAATCCAGAGGAGCTATTAATTGTGCTTATCAAAAAGAACAAATTCTTGATACACAAGTCAATTCTGTAAAATTAGAAAGTTACATTCCTATCAATAAACCATCAAGGCTTTTGGTAAACTATAAAAATCTTGAACTTCTATATTTTAAAGTATTAAAAGCTAATCAAAGTCAAATACAATCATTACAGAAAATATATGAGCCAAAAAAGAAAATAGCGTTTCTAAATAAATTATCAGAAGTTAATTCTTGGGAATCAAAACTTATTGATGAAAACGATTACCAGAATCATAATCTGGAAATTCCTATTCCCGCATTAGAACAGGGATCCTATATTATTGTAGGATCGATTACAAAAGATTTAAGTATAGATCAAACATTTTCTTATGCGGATCTACAAGTTACCAACCTAACTCTTTTAGAAAACAAGACAACAAAAGAAACTAAGTTTCAGGTTATCGATAGAAATAATGGAATACCAATTCCTAATGCTACAATTAAACTAGTTGCGGATAGTAGAAGAAATAGTTTAAATAAAACACTTACTACTAATGAAAAAGGAGAAGCGTTCTTTTCTCAAGAAGGTTATTATTACAACGTAGTAGCAACTGTAACTAAAGGTTCCGATAATGTAAACTTTAAAGGGATATATCTTAATCAATATGGAGGTGATAGTCAACCAGACAACAGCACCAGATATTCTACTTTTCTTTTTACCGACCGAAGCATATACAGACCTGGACAAACTGTATATTTTAAAGGAATTATGATGGCTACTACAGGGAAAGAAGACCCTAAAGTAGTAGCTAATAGGCCAACCTTTGCCAAACTTATAGATGTAAATGGACAAGAAGTTAAGCTTCTTAACTTTACCACGAATGAATATGGATCATTTGCAGGAGAATTTATTCTGCCTTCTTCTGGATTAACAGGTAATTATACAATCCAAACAGATAATTACAATAGTACCTATATTTCTGTAGAAGAATATAAACGTCCTAAGTTTGAGACAAATTTTAATCCGGTTACAGAAACCTATAAAGTTAATGATAGTATTAAGCTTACCGCAACTGCAATTGCCTATGCAGGTAGCAACATAACAGATGCTAAAGTGGTATATCGAGTATACAGACAAATACAATATCCTCGTTGGTGCTATTGGTATCCTAGAAATAGTGAAGAACAAGAAATCACACATGGAGAAACCAAAACCAATGATACAGGTGAATATACGATCACATTCACCGCTTTACCAGACAAAAGTGTTTCTAAAGACAATCAGCCTACATTTACATATAAAGTAATAGCAGATGTTACCGACATAAATGGAGAAACCAGAAGCACTACAACATATGTAAACGTGGGATATCATGCACTAACAGCATCTATTAATATTGCTTCAGAAATTGATAAAAACAAAAAAGATAATATTTTCAATATTACTACTCAAAATCTTAATAATGAATTTATAGCAAATTCTGGAAATCTAAAAATTTATAAACTACAAGCTCCAGAATGCCCGCTACGAGTTCGTCCTTGGAAAGCTGCAGATTACAGCAACATCTCTAAAGAAGATTTTAAAAAGTTATTCCCGCATGATGCTTATAAAAATGAAGATGACTATAGGAATTGGGAAAAAGGAAATCTTGTTTTAGAAAAAACCTATGACACCAAAGAAACTAAGGAAAATGCAAAAGGAACTAAGGACATATTGTTAAAAACTATTAAAAAATGGCAAACTGGTAAATATGTAATTGAACTTTTAACTAAAGATCGATTTGGACAAGAAGTAAAGGATGTTAAATATATAAATATTTATGATCAATCTGATAAAACTATTGCCGACAATAAATTATTCGAGATTACTACAGATAAAGAAACCTATACTATTGGAGATGATGTTGTATTAAAACTAAGTTCTGCCTCAGAAGACATTACAGTTACTTTAGACATTGAGAAAAACCAAAAAGTAATTGAAACTAAACTGATTAAGTTATCTAACAATAGTAAGACTATTAAAATACCTGTAAACAAAGAAGATTTAGGTGGATTTGCTATCACGTATAGTTTTGCCAATTATAATGCGTATCAAAGCGGAACAGTACCGATTGCAGTTCCTTATGAACCAACAGCACTTAGTATTGAAACCAAGACTTTTAGAGATAAGCTACAACCAGGACAGCAAGAAACTTGGAGTTTTACAATTAAGGGACCTAAAGGAGATAAAGTCACAGCAGAACTACTAGCCAGTATGTATGACGCTTCTTTAGATCAGTTTAAACCGCATCAATGGTATTTTAATCCAATCAATAGACCTTATTACTATTCGTACTCGCAACGAAATGCCAACAAAAGTTTTGCCCAAGGAAATTTTAATGTGTACGATCAACAACTATGGACTAACGGTTTCAAACACCAAGGATATGATCAACTAAATTGGTTTGGATTGTATTTTGGGAATTCATACAATTACCGAATGGACTCTTTCGCCTCTGGAGTACGAGGTAAAAAAAGTAGAAAATTAGCATCTGCTCCCATGGCATCTATGGAAATGGCTGCTGATGATGCAGAACTGGAAGAAGTTGTAGTGGCTGGAAATGCTCTTAAAGAAGAAAATGAAGCAGATTCCTCGAGCAAAGTTGAAAACAAAAATAATACAACAGAACCATCTTTAGAAGGAGTTAAGATTCGTAAAAACCTTCAGGAGACTGCATTTTTCTTTCCTAAATTAACTACGGATGCCGAAGGTAATATAAGTTTTAACTTTACTGCTCCAGAAGCATTGACAAAATGGAAACTGCAACTATTAGCCCATACCAAAACGCTAAATGCCGGAACACAGCTATTAGAGACCGTAACCCAAAAAGAATTAATGATTTTACCAAACCCTCCACGATTTTTAAGAGAAGGTGATCAAATTATTCTGAGTTCTAAAGTTTCTAATATTTCTTCAAAAGATCTTACAGGTGTTATCGAATTGCAATTAACGGATGCGTTAACCGGTAAATCTATTGATACCGATTTACAAAACACAAATATTCGTAAGGACTTCTCTGTAAAAGCAGCTGGGAACACTAATGTATCTTGGGAACTTTCGATTCCCTCTACTGTACAAACAGTTCAATATAAAATCATAGCAAAAGCCGGTGAATTCTCTGATGGAGAACAGAACGTATTACCTGTATTATCAAATCGCATGCTGGTAACAGAAACATTACCGATGTGGATACGTTCTAATCAAACAAAGACATTTACACTAGATAAATTAAAAGAAAACACATCGACTACATTAAAAAATCATAAGCTTACATTAGAAATGACTTCTAATCCAGCTTGGTATGCTGTGCAAGCACTACCCTACTTAATGGAGTATCCTTACGAGTGTGCGGAACAAACTTTCTCTAGGTATTATGCTAATTCTCTGGCTAGTCATATCGCAAATTCTAATCCTAGAATACGGGAAGTATTTAATCAGTGGAAAAACACAGATGCTTTGCTTAGTAATTTAGAGAAAAACCAAGAGTTAAAATCATTAATCATAGAAGAAACACCTTGGTTACGAGATGCTCAAAGCGAAACGGAACAAAAGAAACGTATCGCATTGCTTTTTGATCTTAATAAAATGAATAACGAATTACAAAGTGCTATTAATAAATTACAGCAAATGCAGTATGGTTCTGGAGCATTCCCTTGGTTCAAAGAAGGAAGAGAAAATCGTTATATCACCCAGCATATTGCTTCAGGATTTGGACATCTAAAAAAACTAGGTGTAACCAAATACGATAATAAGACTCAAAACATGCTTCAAAAAGCAGTTCGTTATCTAGATAAAGAATTTATAAAAGAATATGAAGAGCTTAAAAGATATTGTAAGCGCAACAAGATAGATATTAATGAAGACCATCTTAGTTACACGCAAATGCATTATCTATATATGCGTAGCTTCTTTACAGATATTAAAAGAGCAAATAATACTAATGAAGCTTGGGATTATTATTTAGGACAATCCAAAAAATATTGGTTAAAAAGAGGTTTATATCCACAAGGCTTATTGGCTTTAATATTACACCGAAATAACGACACCAATACTGCCACTAAAATCATTAGATCATTAGACGAAAAAAGCATCACTAGCGAAGAACTAGGAATGTACTGGAAATCTAATACTGCTAGTTGGTATTGGTATCAGGCTCCTATAGAAACACAAGCCTTGATGATTGAAGTTTTTGCAGAAATCGAACAAGAACCTAAAAAGACAGAAATTGTAGACAATCTTAAAGTTTGGTTACTAAAAAACAAGCAAACTAATCAATGGAAAACTACCAAAGCTACTACAGAGGCAGTGTATGCATTATTATTACAAGGTAGCGACTGGTTATCTGTAACTGATATGGTGGAAATCGTATTAGGAAATCAAAAAATTGATCCTAGTACCATGGAAGATGTAAAAGTAGAAGCAGGAACAGGATATTTCAAAACATCCTGGAATGGGAATGAGATACAGAAAGATATGGCAACTGCCCAAATCACTAAAAAAGGAAAAGGGATCGCTTGGGGAGCATTGTACTGGCAATATTTTGAAAATCTGGATAAAATTACCTCAGCAGAAACCCCTTTAAAGTTGAAGAAAAAATTATTCTTAAAAAAGAATACGGATACTGGTGAAGAGATTACAGAAATCACAGATAAGACACAATTAGAATTAGGGGATTTAGTTAGAGTTCGTATCGAGTTACGATCTGATCGCGCTATGGAATTTGTACACATGAAAGATATGCGTGCTTCTGGATTGGAACCTATTAATGTAATTTCCCGATACAACTATCAAGACGGATTAGGTTATTATGAAAGCACTAAAGATGCTTCTACTAACTTTTTCTTTGATTATTTACCAAAAGGAGTTTATGTCTTTGAATATGATTTACGTGTGAATAACAAAGGAGATTTCTCTAATGGCATCACTACAATACAAAGTATGTATGCACCGGAGTTTAGCAGCCATTCTGAAGGAATAAGAGTAAAAGTAAAATAG
- a CDS encoding FMN-binding negative transcriptional regulator, translated as MYPPKHHQDYNSENIKSVATTYPFATLVSAQETKPFITHAPLIFHGDKLIGHIDANNPHVSLLKDNYPITTVFQGPQTYISPSIYTTNQLPTWNYIIAHAIGTVKEIKDSELIKKSMVIMTDFLESPDQNFKLSIKDPRMDRLIPYIHTFEIDVQDWEGKFKLSQDKVPADIENAKQELIKNNQKSVADFVNGLFKKHF; from the coding sequence GTGTATCCACCTAAACACCATCAAGACTATAATTCAGAGAACATCAAAAGCGTAGCAACTACCTACCCTTTTGCCACATTAGTCTCAGCTCAAGAAACAAAACCCTTTATTACACATGCTCCTCTAATATTTCATGGTGATAAACTGATAGGGCACATTGACGCCAATAATCCTCACGTTAGTTTATTAAAAGATAATTATCCTATCACAACTGTTTTTCAGGGGCCTCAGACATATATATCACCATCTATATACACAACAAACCAATTACCAACTTGGAATTATATAATTGCGCATGCCATAGGTACGGTTAAAGAAATTAAAGACTCTGAATTGATAAAAAAGTCCATGGTCATTATGACCGACTTTTTAGAAAGCCCTGATCAAAATTTTAAATTATCTATAAAGGACCCCAGAATGGATCGCTTAATTCCTTACATACATACTTTCGAAATTGACGTACAAGACTGGGAAGGTAAATTTAAACTAAGTCAGGACAAAGTACCTGCAGATATCGAAAATGCAAAACAGGAATTGATTAAAAACAATCAAAAAAGCGTTGCCGATTTTGTAAATGGATTATTTAAAAAGCATTTTTAG
- the murC gene encoding UDP-N-acetylmuramate--L-alanine ligase: MRVHFIAIGGSAMHNLAMALHQKGDEVTGSDDVIFEPSKSRLNRFGLLPQAFGWYPEKITSNIDAIILGMHAKEDNPELQKAQELGLTIYSYPEFLYEQSKGKTRVVIGGSHGKTTITSMILHVLHYHDKEVDYMVGAQLEGFDTMVHLTEENDFMVLEGDEYLSSPIDRRPKFHLYKPNIALLSGIAWDHINVFPTFENYVEQFQIFVDSIVRGGSINYNSEDHEVVKVVENSENQIRKIAYNTPEYRVEDGETLLQTPEGEMPIEVFGAHNLSNLAGAKWICQHMGVDEDEFYEAIASFTGASKRLEKIAESDTAVAYKDFAHSPSKVSATTQAVKEQYKDRKVVACLELHTYSSLNAEFLKEYEGALDFADEAVVFYSPNAVKIKQLEEVSADQIAKAFNRKDLIIYTNPEEFKTYLRQKDFTNATLLLMSSGNYGGLDFDEVKEMM; encoded by the coding sequence ATGCGTGTACATTTTATTGCTATAGGAGGTAGTGCTATGCACAATCTAGCTATGGCGTTGCATCAAAAAGGAGATGAGGTAACAGGAAGTGATGATGTGATTTTTGAGCCTTCAAAATCCAGATTGAATAGATTTGGATTATTACCACAAGCTTTTGGTTGGTATCCTGAAAAAATTACTTCTAATATTGATGCGATCATACTTGGAATGCACGCAAAAGAAGATAATCCAGAATTACAAAAAGCGCAAGAATTAGGATTAACAATATATTCATATCCAGAATTTCTGTATGAACAGTCTAAGGGCAAAACACGAGTAGTGATTGGAGGTTCTCATGGTAAAACTACAATTACTTCTATGATTCTTCATGTATTACATTATCATGATAAAGAAGTAGATTATATGGTTGGAGCCCAGTTAGAAGGGTTTGATACGATGGTTCATTTAACAGAAGAAAACGATTTTATGGTTTTAGAAGGTGATGAATATCTTTCTTCACCTATAGATCGAAGGCCTAAATTTCATCTATATAAACCTAATATAGCATTACTTAGTGGTATTGCTTGGGATCATATTAATGTGTTTCCAACATTTGAAAATTATGTAGAACAGTTTCAGATTTTTGTAGATAGTATAGTTCGTGGAGGAAGTATAAACTATAATTCTGAAGACCATGAAGTAGTTAAAGTAGTGGAGAATTCGGAAAACCAAATTCGAAAAATCGCTTACAATACTCCAGAATATAGAGTAGAGGACGGAGAAACTCTTTTACAAACTCCAGAAGGAGAGATGCCTATAGAAGTTTTTGGGGCTCATAATTTGAGTAATTTGGCTGGTGCAAAATGGATTTGTCAACATATGGGTGTTGATGAGGATGAATTCTATGAAGCTATAGCTTCTTTTACAGGAGCTTCTAAACGATTAGAAAAAATTGCAGAAAGTGATACTGCGGTTGCTTATAAAGATTTTGCGCATAGTCCATCTAAAGTAAGTGCAACTACTCAGGCAGTTAAAGAGCAATATAAAGATAGAAAGGTTGTTGCTTGTTTGGAGTTGCATACATATAGTAGTCTTAATGCTGAATTTCTAAAAGAATATGAAGGTGCACTGGATTTTGCAGACGAAGCAGTAGTTTTTTATTCACCTAATGCAGTAAAAATAAAACAACTGGAAGAAGTATCTGCAGATCAAATAGCAAAAGCATTTAATAGAAAAGATCTTATTATTTATACAAATCCCGAAGAGTTTAAAACATACTTGCGTCAGAAAGATTTTACTAATGCTACTCTACTACTGATGAGCAGTGGTAATTATGGAGGATTAGATTTTGATGAGGTCAAAGAGATGATGTAA
- a CDS encoding peptidoglycan-binding protein produces the protein MKGIIIFLLVIITLIMGYNQYHKYQRFHPKNVNYVSKDAVDNSYYNQNVVMDYYEAIEALNGFVVSQWSANRIDVRNPKKDNVATQYAVNEYQKKLGKVKYYEAILLQSTVYKSKGLSNEEIRLLENNQQSSEDISKQKQKNEFYDVFEKVILQKTLQIGDRGPFVYELQKQLTIDGYVIAVDGNFKIETQTALKDFELKNNLYPDGILDVLTLRELLKSPNEKTQPLIATQ, from the coding sequence ATGAAGGGCATTATTATTTTTCTATTAGTTATTATAACATTAATTATGGGGTATAATCAGTATCACAAATACCAAAGATTTCATCCTAAAAATGTCAATTATGTGTCTAAAGATGCTGTGGATAATTCGTATTATAACCAAAATGTTGTGATGGATTATTATGAAGCAATTGAGGCGTTAAATGGATTTGTTGTATCCCAATGGTCCGCAAACCGTATAGATGTGAGAAATCCAAAAAAAGATAATGTAGCGACTCAATATGCTGTTAATGAGTATCAAAAAAAATTAGGAAAAGTGAAGTATTATGAAGCTATTTTGCTTCAATCTACAGTATACAAATCTAAAGGATTATCTAATGAAGAGATTCGATTACTAGAGAATAATCAGCAGTCTAGCGAAGATATTTCGAAGCAAAAACAAAAGAATGAATTTTATGATGTATTCGAAAAGGTAATTTTGCAGAAAACACTACAAATTGGAGATCGAGGACCTTTTGTATATGAATTGCAAAAACAACTTACTATAGATGGATATGTTATAGCGGTTGATGGAAATTTTAAAATTGAAACACAAACTGCATTAAAAGATTTTGAATTAAAAAATAACTTATATCCAGATGGGATATTAGATGTTCTAACGCTTCGTGAACTTTTAAAATCTCCAAATGAAAAGACACAACCATTAATTGCTACTCAGTAA